From the Opitutus sp. ER46 genome, one window contains:
- a CDS encoding transketolase C-terminal domain-containing protein, translated as MYSPAAVRRAAELGLKLGRANLDAFAETITGLARADRNVLAVTSDSRGSGKLGPFGQALPDQIVEIGIAEQNLVGVAAGLASCGKTVFAVSPACFLTARSLEQIKTDVAYSDNPVKLVGISAGVSYGALGSTHHSLHDLAALRAINNLIIVVPADNAEASAAVKAAAATPHPVYLRFGKAPLYDLPVTEPAFAIGRARQLRDGDEVAFIATGETVAHALLAAADLEARHAIKARVLSMPTIKPLDAAAVLGAAKTCRAVITVEEHMINGGLGEACASLMLEAGARCAFRRVGIPDEYTVTGSQADIFRHYGMTMEGLAEAALGLLKRKKPAS; from the coding sequence ATGTACTCGCCGGCCGCGGTCCGCCGCGCCGCCGAACTGGGCCTGAAACTCGGCCGCGCGAATCTGGACGCCTTTGCTGAAACGATCACCGGGCTCGCCCGGGCCGATCGCAACGTCCTCGCCGTGACGAGCGACTCCCGCGGCTCCGGCAAGCTCGGGCCCTTTGGCCAGGCGCTGCCGGACCAGATCGTGGAGATCGGGATTGCAGAGCAAAACCTCGTCGGCGTGGCCGCCGGTCTGGCGTCCTGCGGCAAGACCGTCTTTGCCGTCTCGCCCGCGTGTTTCCTCACCGCGCGTTCGCTGGAACAGATCAAGACCGACGTCGCGTACTCGGACAACCCGGTGAAGCTGGTCGGCATCAGCGCCGGCGTCAGTTACGGTGCGCTCGGCTCGACGCATCACTCGCTGCACGACCTGGCGGCGCTCCGCGCGATCAATAATCTCATCATCGTGGTCCCGGCGGACAACGCCGAGGCATCAGCCGCCGTGAAGGCGGCTGCGGCCACGCCCCATCCCGTGTATCTCCGCTTCGGCAAGGCGCCGCTCTACGACCTGCCCGTGACCGAGCCGGCGTTTGCGATCGGCCGGGCGCGCCAACTGCGGGACGGCGACGAAGTCGCGTTCATCGCCACCGGCGAGACCGTGGCGCATGCGCTGCTCGCGGCCGCTGATCTCGAGGCGCGGCATGCCATCAAGGCCCGCGTGCTGAGCATGCCGACGATCAAGCCGCTGGACGCCGCCGCCGTGCTCGGCGCCGCGAAAACCTGCCGCGCGGTGATCACCGTCGAGGAACACATGATCAACGGTGGCCTGGGCGAGGCCTGTGCCTCGCTGATGCTGGAGGCGGGGGCGCGTTGCGCGTTCCGCCGCGTGGGCATTCCGGACGAGTACACGGTGACGGGCAGCCAAGCCGACATCTTCCGCCACTATGGGATGACCATGGAGGGCCTCGCGGAGGCTGCACTTGGGCTGCTGAAGCGAAAGAAGCCCGCTTCTTAG
- the glpK gene encoding glycerol kinase GlpK, protein MSYVLAIDQSTSATKVLLFDKRGVVKDSAAREHRQYYPQPGWVEHDAEEIWRNTLEAAGEVIGRNPVVAQELTCISISNQRETVVVFDQATGLPLHRALVWQDRRGDALCAEQIAAGHEAAIRAKTGLRVDSYFSASKLQWLIRNRPDLATKMSVRWALIGTMDAYLIYRMTSGTVFATDQTNASRTLLFDISRMDWDDELCSWWQVPRKVLPQIRSSADSFGETTLGGLLPQPVPIRGVMGDSQASLFAQRCFEPGAAKATFGSGSSVLLNVGAKRPAVERGSVCTVGWVHAGQPTYVLEGIVTFSGATLTWLRDQLGLFANSGETETMAREIPDNGGVYLVPAFSGLGAPHWRETARGAIVGLSAHSDRRHIVRAGLESIAYQLRDVLDMMQADAGVTVRRLHGDGGATTNAFLMQFAADLTGVELRVARSPHYSPLGAAMMGLLGSGVHRTLGALAELPRDDTSYQPRVSRDAMAGLHAGWQRALQQVLVS, encoded by the coding sequence ATGAGTTACGTCCTAGCGATCGATCAGAGCACCTCAGCCACCAAAGTCCTCCTGTTTGACAAGCGGGGCGTGGTCAAAGACAGCGCGGCGCGCGAGCACCGGCAGTATTATCCGCAGCCGGGCTGGGTGGAGCACGACGCCGAGGAAATCTGGCGCAACACCCTCGAGGCCGCTGGCGAGGTGATCGGCCGCAATCCGGTCGTGGCGCAGGAGCTCACGTGCATCAGCATTTCCAACCAGCGCGAGACCGTCGTCGTCTTTGACCAGGCCACCGGCCTGCCTCTTCACCGTGCGCTGGTCTGGCAGGACCGGCGCGGCGATGCGCTTTGCGCCGAGCAGATTGCGGCCGGACATGAGGCGGCGATCCGAGCCAAGACCGGGCTGCGCGTGGACTCGTACTTCTCCGCCTCGAAGCTGCAGTGGCTGATCCGGAATCGACCTGACCTGGCGACCAAGATGTCTGTCCGCTGGGCGCTGATCGGGACGATGGACGCGTACCTCATCTACCGGATGACCAGCGGCACGGTCTTCGCGACCGACCAAACCAACGCGAGCCGGACCCTGCTCTTCGACATCAGCCGGATGGATTGGGACGACGAGCTCTGCTCCTGGTGGCAGGTGCCGCGCAAGGTGCTGCCGCAGATCCGATCGAGCGCGGACAGTTTTGGCGAGACGACGCTGGGCGGACTGCTGCCGCAGCCGGTGCCGATTCGCGGCGTGATGGGCGACTCGCAGGCGTCGTTGTTTGCGCAGCGCTGCTTCGAGCCGGGCGCCGCAAAGGCGACCTTCGGCTCCGGCTCCTCGGTCCTGCTGAATGTCGGTGCCAAGCGCCCCGCGGTCGAACGCGGCAGCGTGTGCACCGTCGGCTGGGTGCACGCAGGCCAGCCCACCTACGTGCTCGAAGGCATCGTCACCTTTTCGGGTGCGACGCTGACCTGGCTGCGGGACCAACTCGGGCTGTTCGCCAACTCGGGGGAGACCGAGACGATGGCCCGCGAGATTCCGGACAACGGCGGCGTGTATCTTGTCCCGGCGTTCTCGGGGCTGGGGGCTCCGCACTGGCGCGAGACGGCGCGCGGCGCGATCGTGGGGCTCTCGGCCCACAGCGATCGCCGCCACATCGTGCGCGCCGGCCTGGAGTCGATCGCGTACCAGCTGCGCGACGTGCTCGACATGATGCAGGCCGATGCCGGCGTGACCGTGCGGCGGCTGCACGGCGACGGCGGGGCGACGACCAACGCCTTCCTGATGCAGTTCGCCGCGGACCTCACCGGCGTCGAACTGCGCGTGGCGCGCAGCCCGCATTACTCGCCGCTCGGCGCGGCAATGATGGGCCTGCTCGGCTCGGGCGTGCACCGCACGCTTGGCGCCCTGGCGGAGCTGCCGCGCGACGACACCTCGTACCAGCCGCGCGTCTCGCGCGACGCCATGGCCGGGCTGCATGCCGGCTGGCAGCGCGCGTTGCAGCAAGTGCTGGTGAGCTAA
- a CDS encoding helix-turn-helix domain-containing protein — protein sequence MVTFDPNRPDFAPYGFTCVRWNPSPMRRPDRHNEVEINFLESGWLTYLLGGRKVRVEANRLTAFWAAIPHQIIDFGEETEYFVATLPLPWFLQCRLPEHLVQPLLQGQMVTEPTADHAVHDSQHFSQWEHDLKLDNAQLRKAALLEMEARLLRLALAVPTGRAAAVSPRKRPVGLSEGGLNKVEQMACLIAQHYTDRLTVEEIGKSVKLHPNYAMSLFQKTFGTTLIEYLTQHRVSHAQRLLATSDMKIVDVAFSSGFTSISRFNDAFRRACGCSPRQYRQHHQQFAD from the coding sequence GTGGTTACCTTCGACCCCAATCGTCCCGACTTCGCCCCATACGGCTTCACCTGCGTGCGCTGGAATCCGTCGCCCATGCGGCGGCCGGACCGGCACAACGAGGTGGAGATCAATTTCCTGGAATCGGGCTGGCTGACGTACCTGCTGGGGGGCCGCAAGGTCCGGGTGGAAGCCAACCGCCTGACCGCGTTCTGGGCGGCGATTCCGCACCAGATCATCGATTTCGGCGAGGAGACGGAGTACTTCGTCGCAACCCTTCCCCTGCCCTGGTTCCTGCAGTGCCGGCTCCCCGAGCATCTCGTCCAGCCCCTCCTCCAGGGCCAGATGGTGACCGAACCAACTGCCGACCACGCGGTGCACGACAGCCAGCACTTCTCCCAGTGGGAGCACGACCTGAAGCTCGACAACGCCCAACTCAGGAAGGCGGCGCTGCTCGAGATGGAAGCACGGCTGCTGCGGCTGGCACTGGCCGTCCCCACCGGACGCGCGGCGGCGGTTTCTCCCCGCAAACGACCCGTCGGGCTGAGCGAAGGCGGGCTGAACAAGGTCGAGCAGATGGCCTGCCTCATTGCGCAGCACTACACCGACCGTCTGACGGTCGAGGAGATCGGCAAGTCGGTGAAGCTGCATCCGAATTACGCGATGAGCCTTTTCCAGAAGACCTTTGGCACGACCCTCATCGAGTACCTGACGCAGCACCGGGTGTCACACGCCCAGCGACTTCTCGCGACGAGCGACATGAAGATCGTCGATGTGGCGTTCAGCTCGGGCTTCACCTCGATCAGCCGGTTCAACGACGCGTTTCGGCGCGCGTGCGGCTGCTCACCGCGCCAATACCGGCAGCACCACCAGCAGTTCGCCGATTAG
- a CDS encoding L-fucose/L-arabinose isomerase family protein: MQRFTPCLGVIIGNRDFFPDKLVGEARADLTKLFKELGIDAVMLSPEETKLGGVETHADARKCAELFRRHRDRINGVLVCLPNFGDEKGVADTLKLSELRVPVLVQGYPDELDKLDVVRRRDSFCGKISACNNLRQAGIPYTLTTKHVVHPFDASFRADLSRFLAVCRVVAGLRHARLGAVGARPGAFNTVRYSEKILERSGISVTTIDLSEILGQAAKLGETHARVTAKVDEIRAYANATAVPPAKLVQMARLGVALDDYVAANQLDATAIQCWNSLQQNHGCNVCTSMSMMSQAMLPSACEVDVTGVLTMYAMQLASGSPSALVDWNNNYGADDDKCVLFHCGNWAKSFLPDIKVLNAPILGSTLGIENTYGALDGRTPASPLTYGRISTDDTAGKIRVYVGEGALTNDELKTFGNRAVAHVPKLQKLMRYICREGFEHHVVMNASRTADVLAEACERYLGWSVYHHERAEE, translated from the coding sequence ATGCAACGTTTTACGCCCTGCCTCGGTGTCATCATCGGCAACCGCGATTTCTTTCCTGACAAGCTCGTCGGCGAGGCGCGCGCCGACCTCACCAAGCTCTTCAAGGAGCTCGGCATCGATGCGGTGATGCTGTCGCCCGAGGAGACCAAGCTCGGCGGCGTGGAAACCCACGCGGATGCCCGCAAGTGCGCGGAGCTCTTCCGGCGCCATCGCGATCGCATCAACGGCGTGCTGGTCTGTCTGCCCAACTTTGGGGACGAAAAGGGCGTGGCCGACACGCTGAAGCTCTCCGAACTGCGCGTGCCGGTCCTCGTGCAGGGCTATCCCGACGAGCTCGATAAACTCGATGTCGTCCGTCGGCGCGATTCGTTCTGCGGCAAGATTTCCGCGTGCAACAACCTGCGCCAGGCCGGCATCCCGTACACGCTCACGACGAAGCACGTCGTGCATCCATTTGACGCCTCGTTCCGGGCCGACCTGAGCCGCTTCCTCGCGGTCTGCCGCGTCGTCGCCGGCCTGCGCCATGCGCGGCTCGGCGCGGTGGGCGCGCGTCCTGGCGCCTTCAATACCGTCCGCTACAGTGAGAAGATCCTCGAGCGCAGCGGCATCAGCGTCACGACGATCGATCTTTCCGAGATTCTCGGCCAGGCGGCGAAACTCGGCGAGACGCACGCCCGCGTCACCGCGAAGGTCGATGAGATCCGCGCCTACGCCAACGCCACGGCCGTGCCGCCGGCAAAGCTCGTGCAGATGGCGCGGCTCGGGGTGGCGCTCGACGACTACGTCGCCGCCAACCAGCTCGATGCGACCGCGATCCAGTGCTGGAATTCCCTCCAGCAGAACCACGGCTGCAACGTCTGCACGAGCATGAGCATGATGAGCCAGGCAATGCTGCCCAGCGCGTGCGAGGTCGACGTGACCGGCGTCCTCACGATGTACGCGATGCAGCTCGCGTCCGGCAGCCCCTCGGCGCTCGTCGACTGGAACAACAACTACGGTGCCGACGACGACAAGTGCGTCCTCTTCCACTGCGGCAACTGGGCCAAGTCCTTCCTGCCCGACATCAAGGTGCTGAACGCCCCGATCCTTGGCAGCACGCTGGGGATTGAGAACACCTATGGCGCGCTCGATGGCCGCACCCCGGCCTCGCCGCTGACCTACGGTCGCATCTCGACCGACGACACCGCCGGCAAGATTCGGGTGTACGTGGGCGAAGGCGCGCTGACGAATGACGAGCTGAAGACCTTCGGCAACCGCGCGGTCGCGCACGTGCCGAAGCTGCAAAAGCTGATGCGCTACATCTGCCGCGAGGGCTTCGAGCATCACGTCGTGATGAACGCCTCCCGCACGGCCGACGTCCTCGCCGAGGCCTGCGAACGCTACCTCGGCTGGAGCGTGTACCATCACGAGCGGGCGGAGGAGTGA
- a CDS encoding glycoside hydrolase family 20 zincin-like fold domain-containing protein, whose translation MTTSRLLFVLCLGLFSCLRGETVQIVLPASATPRVEYAAERLATALREAGYTTERSATMPAAGVTVRLGLVAQPDLQQELAAAGVKLAAKSPGREGFVLSRRADRIVVAGADDSGVLYGCLELAQRVRESGRLPDHLQAVDQPVFTLRGPCVGLQKTYILPGRHVYEYPYTKELFPFFYDRAYWQEYLDFLADNRMNTLYLWSGSPFGSLVRLPDYPYATEVSEAQFQQNVAMYRYIAAECDRRGIWLVQMFYNIILPQPFAERNGIATQLSRSVPVAADYTRKAIAEFVKQYPHVGLMPCLGEALQGTPNQIEWATRVILPGVKDGMAAAGLKEEPPVVFRTHAMEPEAVMPEAFKVYSNLFTETKYNGESLTTWEPRGKSQATHLAMARLGPHLVNIHILANLEPFRYGAQQFIQKSMQASRDRLGATGLHLYPLFYWNWPDAPDKTAEPLKQWQRDWIWFEAWGRYAWNPDVPAAADRAYWVRRIGAMYGSEVAGAKILDAYNAAGECAPRIIRRFGITEGNRQTMSLGMTLDQLVRPEKYGVISDLWLSQSPEGERLPDYVEKELAGQPHVGETPPQIARDIVTFAQQAVDALAAAVPHVQRNREEFARLQNDAACILALSQNYAEKATAARFALRFDRTHDLKDMEHARLHLARSLEHFRTLERLTRDTYLFANSMQTSQRRIPIVGGADGKPANYHWSQLLPVYEKELADYDAKLAAVKVGGAAAVKAQFLATMKAVPFRVLSAHAESYTIKAENPVFTDRRDATIVAAASELDGLKGIRFSHDAAKSGRLEPIEFSTTVPVRVLVGYVQADSPEWRKAPSSETDAMAAERGGTEPLILDAVQVKGLPKVNVYELRFGAGTHRLEPSGQGSYLVLGVVAAEDAK comes from the coding sequence ATGACCACCTCACGCCTCCTGTTTGTCCTCTGTCTCGGCCTGTTCAGCTGCCTGCGGGGTGAGACCGTGCAGATCGTCCTGCCGGCGTCGGCCACGCCGCGGGTGGAGTATGCTGCCGAGCGGCTGGCCACCGCGCTGCGCGAGGCGGGCTACACGACGGAGCGGTCGGCCACGATGCCGGCCGCCGGCGTGACGGTGCGACTGGGGCTCGTGGCGCAGCCGGACTTGCAGCAGGAACTCGCGGCGGCGGGCGTGAAGCTGGCGGCCAAGTCGCCCGGGCGCGAAGGCTTCGTCCTGAGTCGGCGCGCGGACCGGATCGTGGTCGCGGGTGCCGACGACTCCGGCGTGCTCTATGGCTGCTTGGAGTTGGCGCAGCGCGTGCGCGAGAGCGGGCGGCTGCCGGACCACCTGCAGGCGGTTGATCAGCCGGTCTTCACGCTGCGCGGGCCGTGTGTGGGCCTGCAGAAGACCTATATTCTGCCCGGCCGGCACGTGTACGAGTACCCCTACACGAAGGAGCTCTTCCCGTTTTTCTACGATCGCGCGTACTGGCAGGAGTACCTCGACTTCCTGGCCGACAACCGGATGAACACGCTCTACCTGTGGAGCGGCAGTCCGTTTGGCTCGCTCGTGCGGTTGCCGGACTATCCGTACGCCACCGAGGTGAGCGAAGCGCAGTTCCAGCAGAACGTCGCGATGTACCGCTATATCGCGGCCGAGTGCGACCGCCGCGGCATCTGGCTTGTCCAGATGTTCTACAACATCATTCTCCCGCAGCCGTTCGCGGAGCGGAACGGCATCGCCACCCAGCTGAGCCGCTCGGTGCCGGTGGCGGCCGACTACACGCGCAAGGCGATCGCCGAGTTTGTGAAGCAGTACCCGCATGTTGGCCTGATGCCGTGTCTCGGCGAGGCGCTGCAGGGCACGCCGAACCAGATCGAGTGGGCGACCAGGGTCATCCTTCCCGGCGTGAAGGATGGCATGGCAGCGGCAGGCCTGAAAGAGGAGCCGCCGGTGGTGTTCCGCACCCACGCGATGGAGCCCGAGGCGGTCATGCCGGAGGCGTTCAAGGTGTATTCGAACCTCTTCACCGAGACGAAGTACAACGGCGAGTCGCTGACGACGTGGGAGCCCCGCGGCAAGAGCCAGGCCACCCACCTCGCGATGGCGCGGCTTGGGCCGCACCTGGTGAACATCCACATTCTCGCGAACCTGGAGCCATTCCGCTACGGCGCCCAGCAATTCATCCAAAAGAGCATGCAGGCATCCCGCGACCGCCTCGGCGCGACCGGCCTCCACTTGTACCCGCTGTTTTACTGGAACTGGCCGGATGCGCCGGACAAGACCGCTGAGCCGCTGAAGCAGTGGCAGCGCGACTGGATCTGGTTTGAGGCGTGGGGCCGTTATGCGTGGAACCCCGACGTTCCCGCCGCGGCGGATCGCGCCTACTGGGTGCGCCGAATCGGTGCGATGTACGGCAGCGAGGTCGCGGGCGCGAAAATTCTCGACGCCTACAACGCCGCCGGCGAATGCGCGCCGCGCATCATCCGGCGTTTCGGCATCACCGAGGGCAACCGGCAAACGATGTCGCTCGGGATGACGCTCGATCAACTTGTCCGCCCGGAGAAGTACGGCGTGATCTCCGACCTGTGGCTGTCGCAGTCGCCGGAAGGCGAGCGGCTGCCCGATTACGTGGAGAAGGAACTCGCCGGCCAGCCGCACGTCGGCGAGACGCCGCCCCAGATCGCCCGCGACATCGTGACCTTCGCCCAGCAGGCGGTGGATGCGCTCGCCGCGGCCGTGCCCCACGTGCAACGGAATCGTGAGGAGTTCGCGCGGCTGCAGAACGACGCGGCCTGCATCCTGGCGTTGTCGCAGAACTACGCGGAGAAAGCCACGGCGGCGCGGTTCGCGCTGAGGTTCGATCGCACGCACGACCTCAAGGACATGGAGCACGCCCGGCTGCACCTCGCGCGCAGCCTCGAGCATTTCCGCACGCTGGAGCGCCTCACCCGCGACACGTATCTCTTCGCCAACTCGATGCAGACCTCGCAGCGGCGGATTCCGATCGTCGGCGGCGCGGACGGCAAGCCGGCCAACTATCACTGGTCGCAGCTGCTGCCGGTGTACGAGAAGGAGCTCGCCGACTACGACGCCAAGCTCGCGGCCGTGAAGGTCGGCGGCGCCGCGGCCGTCAAGGCCCAGTTCCTCGCCACGATGAAGGCCGTGCCGTTCCGCGTGTTGAGCGCGCACGCCGAAAGCTACACCATCAAGGCGGAGAATCCCGTGTTCACGGACCGCCGCGACGCGACGATCGTCGCGGCCGCCTCCGAGCTGGATGGCCTCAAAGGCATTCGCTTCTCACACGACGCGGCCAAGAGCGGTCGGCTCGAACCAATCGAGTTCTCCACGACCGTCCCGGTGCGCGTGCTGGTGGGCTACGTGCAGGCGGACTCCCCGGAGTGGCGCAAGGCACCGAGTTCCGAAACCGACGCCATGGCGGCAGAGCGCGGCGGCACCGAGCCGCTCATCCTCGACGCCGTCCAGGTCAAGGGCCTGCCCAAGGTGAACGTGTATGAGCTTCGCTTCGGCGCCGGCACCCACCGGCTCGAGCCGAGCGGGCAGGGCAGCTATCTCGTCCTCGGTGTCGTAGCCGCCGAGGACGCAAAATAG
- a CDS encoding transketolase translates to MTDQQLALKAARYRREIIRLIKQAGAGHTGGDLSSTDILTVLYQRVLRVSPQTFTDPARDRYIQSKGHCVEALFVVLADRGFFPLAELDTLCHYQSHFVGHPTRKVPGVEQNTGALGHGLPMSVGCAIAAKKDQNGARVFTLMGDGELAEGSNWEAAMLAAHYRLDNLVAIVDHNRLQITGPTRNVCSNEPLDAKFAAFGWSVRMVDGHNFAELTTAMTTPETGKPTVVIANTVKGRGVSFMENVGKWHHGVPNDAEYAQALKEIDARIRELEGGAA, encoded by the coding sequence CTGACCGACCAACAACTCGCGTTGAAGGCCGCCCGCTACCGGCGGGAAATCATCCGACTCATCAAGCAGGCTGGCGCCGGCCACACGGGAGGTGATCTCTCGAGCACGGATATCCTCACCGTGCTGTACCAGCGCGTGCTGCGCGTGTCGCCCCAGACGTTCACCGACCCGGCGCGCGACCGCTATATCCAGAGCAAGGGCCACTGCGTCGAGGCACTCTTCGTCGTGCTCGCCGACCGCGGCTTCTTCCCTTTGGCCGAGCTCGACACCCTGTGCCATTACCAGTCGCACTTCGTCGGCCATCCGACGCGCAAGGTGCCGGGCGTCGAGCAGAACACCGGCGCCCTCGGCCACGGCCTCCCGATGTCAGTCGGCTGCGCCATTGCTGCAAAGAAGGATCAGAACGGCGCGCGCGTCTTCACGCTGATGGGCGACGGCGAGCTCGCCGAAGGCAGCAACTGGGAGGCGGCGATGCTGGCGGCGCACTACCGGCTCGATAACCTCGTCGCCATCGTGGATCACAACCGGCTGCAGATCACGGGTCCGACGCGCAACGTCTGCAGCAACGAGCCGCTCGACGCCAAGTTCGCCGCGTTTGGCTGGTCGGTGCGGATGGTCGACGGACACAATTTCGCGGAGCTGACCACGGCGATGACGACCCCGGAGACCGGCAAGCCCACGGTCGTGATCGCCAACACGGTGAAGGGCCGCGGCGTGAGCTTCATGGAAAATGTCGGCAAGTGGCACCATGGCGTGCCGAACGATGCCGAGTACGCGCAGGCGCTGAAGGAAATCGACGCGCGCATCCGCGAACTGGAAGGAGGCGCCGCATGA
- a CDS encoding DUF5060 domain-containing protein — translation MNRLISTLAVAVLGLFALPLRSVAADTSGPAAAPTSVARWDVFELTLKGPSDGNPFVEVRVSAVFTNGARTIEVPGFYDGDGVYRVRFMPEQVGTWHYETKSNRWPLTGTTGSFTVTPAGKGNHGPVRVFNTFHFAYADGTPFKQIGTTIYNWLDTPEEVQEQTLQTLAQAPFNKARMLITPQPTPYQQRFAPPRWPFVGKPPHDWDYTRFNPEYFRHYEKRLLQLRDLGVEADVILLNPYGKWGFETMDAADDERYVRYVVARFAAFRNIWWSMANEYDFLRTKTEADWDRLFQVVQQADPFNHLRSIHNGSLIYDHNKPWVTHVSMQNGSAVEEPGRAEMYRGVYRKPIVYDEVKYEGNSHYRWGNLSGQEMVHRFWCGTVAGTYVGHGDYFATVVEDTWTSFGGKLTGVSAPRLAFLRKILEEGPAEGIDPIDKWQDPRTAGIPGSYYLTYFGHETPKEWAFRLYKNGVTDGMRFKADVIDTWAMTVTPIEGEFVTKRQGNYDFVDAQGRVIPLPGKPGIAIRLQRVGADGPAKTELPTD, via the coding sequence ATGAACCGCCTCATCTCCACCCTCGCCGTAGCCGTCCTCGGGCTGTTCGCCCTGCCGCTGCGCTCCGTTGCCGCCGATACGTCCGGCCCGGCCGCCGCCCCGACGTCCGTCGCCCGTTGGGATGTCTTTGAACTGACGCTGAAAGGTCCCAGCGACGGCAATCCCTTCGTGGAGGTCCGGGTGTCCGCTGTGTTCACGAACGGCGCGCGCACCATTGAGGTGCCGGGATTCTACGACGGCGACGGCGTGTACCGCGTGCGATTCATGCCGGAGCAGGTTGGCACCTGGCATTACGAGACGAAGAGCAACCGCTGGCCGCTGACCGGCACGACCGGCAGCTTCACCGTGACCCCGGCCGGCAAGGGCAACCACGGCCCGGTCCGGGTCTTCAACACGTTTCATTTCGCCTACGCCGACGGCACGCCCTTCAAGCAGATCGGCACCACGATCTACAACTGGCTCGACACCCCGGAGGAGGTGCAGGAGCAGACGTTGCAGACGCTCGCGCAGGCGCCGTTCAACAAGGCCCGCATGCTGATCACGCCGCAGCCGACGCCCTACCAGCAGAGGTTTGCCCCGCCGCGCTGGCCGTTCGTCGGCAAGCCGCCGCACGACTGGGACTACACCCGCTTCAACCCCGAGTATTTCCGTCACTATGAGAAGCGCCTCCTGCAGTTGCGCGATCTCGGCGTCGAGGCCGACGTGATCCTGCTGAACCCGTACGGCAAGTGGGGCTTCGAGACGATGGACGCCGCCGACGACGAGCGCTACGTCCGCTACGTTGTGGCTCGTTTCGCCGCCTTCCGAAACATCTGGTGGTCGATGGCGAACGAGTACGACTTCCTGCGCACCAAGACCGAGGCGGACTGGGACCGGCTGTTCCAGGTCGTGCAGCAGGCCGATCCGTTCAACCACCTCCGCTCGATCCACAACGGCAGCCTGATCTACGACCACAACAAGCCCTGGGTGACGCACGTCAGCATGCAGAACGGCTCGGCCGTCGAGGAGCCCGGCCGCGCCGAGATGTACCGCGGCGTGTACCGGAAGCCGATCGTGTACGATGAAGTCAAATACGAGGGCAACAGCCACTACCGCTGGGGCAACCTCTCGGGCCAGGAAATGGTGCACCGCTTCTGGTGCGGCACCGTCGCCGGCACCTATGTCGGCCACGGCGACTACTTTGCCACCGTGGTCGAGGACACCTGGACCTCCTTTGGCGGCAAGCTCACCGGCGTGAGCGCCCCGCGCCTCGCGTTCCTGCGCAAGATCCTGGAGGAGGGCCCGGCCGAGGGCATCGATCCCATCGACAAGTGGCAGGATCCGCGGACCGCGGGCATCCCGGGCAGCTATTACCTGACCTACTTCGGCCACGAGACGCCGAAGGAATGGGCGTTCCGCCTCTACAAGAACGGCGTGACCGACGGGATGCGTTTCAAGGCCGATGTCATCGATACCTGGGCGATGACCGTCACTCCGATCGAAGGCGAGTTCGTCACCAAGAGGCAGGGCAACTACGATTTCGTCGACGCGCAGGGCCGCGTCATCCCGCTCCCCGGCAAGCCTGGCATCGCCATCCGCCTCCAGCGGGTCGGCGCCGATGGCCCGGCCAAGACCGAACTGCCGACCGACTAG